One genomic segment of Paenibacillus sp. FSL H8-0332 includes these proteins:
- a CDS encoding extracellular solute-binding protein: MRRNHITKGLLLACVWVLVLAGCSSAGDNNSALAANGASSPKITIHMMHIWPAGLSAQQYKLVSQIIAEYEKEHPGIIIRQDVLENEQYKSKLKVLSASNDLPDVGITWAAGFMEPYVRGGLFAPLDDILNGGQLKDKFVKSTTESYVVDNKTYALPLEMNISPIFYNKEIFAQYNLQVPSTYEEFKAVVRALSSHGVPPVGLGNKDRWTGSLWYMYLADRIAGSETLKRATKGMGYFDDPGLVEAAAEVQNLVDMNAFNNGFNGLSYDEGKSEFMEEKAAMYLTGTWELPNFTTNPEIPQAFKDKVGFFKFPTVEGGKGNSGDWVGGPGVGLFVAESSRVKEEAKAFVEYFVFKWGEASVTSAGVIPATKVDTTNEELPQLYVDLLNELNNASSITLFADVQMKPHAAQVHLDMIQALFGKAVTPEQFAARHKVAVAKGN; this comes from the coding sequence ATGCGAAGGAACCACATAACCAAGGGTCTGCTCCTGGCGTGCGTCTGGGTGCTTGTTCTGGCAGGCTGTAGCTCTGCGGGAGACAATAATAGTGCGCTGGCAGCTAACGGTGCCTCTTCCCCCAAAATAACCATTCATATGATGCACATCTGGCCCGCCGGACTCTCCGCGCAGCAGTATAAGCTGGTCAGCCAGATTATCGCAGAATATGAGAAGGAGCATCCGGGTATCATTATCAGGCAGGATGTGCTGGAGAATGAGCAGTATAAAAGCAAGCTCAAGGTGCTCTCCGCCTCCAATGACCTTCCCGATGTGGGCATAACCTGGGCGGCCGGTTTCATGGAGCCTTATGTAAGAGGCGGATTATTCGCTCCGCTGGATGACATCCTGAACGGCGGGCAGCTTAAGGATAAGTTCGTGAAGAGCACTACGGAGTCTTATGTTGTCGATAACAAGACCTATGCGCTGCCTCTGGAGATGAACATCTCGCCGATCTTTTATAATAAAGAGATCTTCGCCCAATATAATCTTCAAGTGCCTTCAACGTATGAGGAGTTCAAGGCCGTTGTGAGAGCGCTCTCCAGTCATGGTGTGCCTCCGGTGGGGCTGGGCAATAAGGACCGCTGGACAGGCTCGCTGTGGTATATGTATCTGGCGGACCGCATTGCCGGAAGTGAGACGCTCAAGCGGGCAACGAAGGGGATGGGCTATTTCGATGATCCCGGACTGGTGGAGGCTGCGGCGGAAGTACAGAACCTCGTCGATATGAACGCCTTCAACAACGGTTTCAACGGCTTGTCGTATGATGAGGGCAAATCGGAATTCATGGAAGAAAAGGCGGCCATGTACCTGACCGGTACCTGGGAGCTGCCCAACTTCACGACCAACCCGGAGATTCCGCAGGCCTTCAAGGACAAGGTCGGCTTCTTCAAATTCCCTACGGTGGAAGGCGGGAAGGGGAATTCGGGCGACTGGGTAGGCGGTCCGGGTGTCGGGCTGTTCGTAGCGGAATCGTCCAGGGTGAAGGAGGAGGCCAAGGCTTTTGTCGAATACTTCGTCTTCAAATGGGGCGAGGCTTCGGTGACGAGTGCGGGGGTGATTCCGGCGACCAAGGTCGATACCACGAATGAGGAGCTGCCGCAGCTGTATGTGGATCTGCTGAATGAACTGAACAATGCCAGCAGTATTACCCTGTTCGCGGATGTGCAGATGAAGCCGCATGCTGCCCAGGTCCATCTGGATATGATCCAGGCGCTGTTCGGCAAAGCGGTCACGCCGGAGCAGTTCGCAGCCAGACATAAGGTTGCAGTAGCCAAAGGGAACTGA
- a CDS encoding response regulator: MSLGNRTILIVDDEPRTRQGIKQTLELWAAGRYIVETCDNGVEARERLRHERVHLLITDVRMPEVSGLDLIHSLQDSPRKPVIIVISGYAEFDYVQQAMRLGAVNYLLKPLDKSELLTVVEDALKREEEQQRHVKLEKLVDHKLLEIDPEQAGMGQPVKEAIAYVEQHLHEQLTMAEVAGLIHLNASYFSVLFKEQAGVSFTEYLSRLRIQRAKELLLQTALPVGEIGERVGYRTDKYFIKVFKSLEAISPSRYRQQMKGGMQEIQ; the protein is encoded by the coding sequence ATGAGCCTGGGCAACAGGACGATTCTAATCGTAGATGATGAACCAAGAACGCGTCAGGGGATCAAGCAGACGCTGGAACTATGGGCGGCAGGCCGGTATATCGTGGAGACCTGTGACAATGGGGTGGAAGCGCGGGAGCGGCTGCGGCATGAGCGCGTTCATCTGCTGATTACAGATGTGCGTATGCCGGAGGTAAGCGGGCTGGATCTGATCCATTCGCTGCAGGATTCTCCCCGGAAGCCGGTGATCATTGTCATCTCCGGCTATGCGGAATTCGATTATGTGCAGCAGGCGATGCGGCTGGGAGCGGTCAATTATCTGCTGAAGCCGCTGGACAAGTCCGAGCTGCTGACAGTGGTCGAGGATGCGCTGAAGCGGGAAGAGGAGCAGCAGCGCCACGTGAAGCTGGAGAAGCTGGTGGATCACAAGCTGCTGGAGATTGACCCGGAGCAGGCCGGGATGGGGCAGCCGGTTAAGGAGGCGATTGCCTATGTGGAGCAGCATCTGCACGAACAGCTGACGATGGCTGAGGTAGCAGGGCTGATTCACCTGAATGCCAGCTATTTCAGCGTGCTGTTTAAGGAGCAGGCCGGGGTCTCCTTCACTGAATATCTGTCCCGTCTGCGGATTCAGCGGGCGAAGGAGTTACTTCTCCAGACTGCGCTGCCGGTAGGGGAGATCGGAGAGCGTGTGGGGTATCGCACGGATAAATATTTCATCAAGGTATTCAAGTCCTTGGAGGCCATAAGCCCGAGCCGTTACCGGCAACAGATGAAGGGCGGGATGCAGGAAATCCAATAA
- a CDS encoding sensor histidine kinase has product MLQRFRELNTLRNQIFIGFLLVMLIIILVSGAFVYDRVSILLKNNAERHIQQTAVQANGRLDALTGQIDGLMEQVANHPTVQQLLLEELEGNEVSFNQRQSLLQIISSYQAYMPSVGSLELYTADYRLLFPIKEGSLESRINELHISEANAEKGRLVWIGVDPHDDQSLLAIRQVSLMDRWFSRGGYLMARIQRSYFQLDDPFSGSDSGESVLLVNDEGQFLGSSGTPQEDLLPLLESGDQTVNFRGKEYVQVKLRSDKTSWTLLVLTPVSYVTKGLSVLRTVLLLSGGIGTLLFLIMSFLLSTMITRPIIHLIRAMRKSRMGVLTPNSQKVSTIELRELNNTYNGMVANINDLIRVVYEKEVLQSRTELKALQAQINPHFLFNTLEAFNWSLEEKGEEELAGLVVIMSRLFRYIIGSPHNKDEWVTLSEEVEQIRRYLRIMEMRMGERLSWDIRLDPHEAAVPVPKLLIQPIVENAILHGVESRIGNGIIEVVITPSSRKGWTAVKVSDNGPGMNESTLLALRHALDGGPPVSAKGGGVGLVNVQRRLKLYYAEAGMNTEGLIVESEVSVGTVIRFEIPSTGGYTYEPGQQDDSNRR; this is encoded by the coding sequence ATGCTTCAGAGGTTCAGAGAGCTCAACACACTGCGCAATCAGATATTCATCGGTTTTTTGCTGGTGATGCTCATTATTATTCTGGTTTCCGGGGCATTTGTGTATGACCGTGTCTCAATTCTGCTCAAAAATAATGCCGAGCGGCATATCCAGCAGACGGCGGTTCAGGCCAACGGGCGGCTGGACGCGCTGACCGGCCAGATTGACGGCCTGATGGAGCAGGTGGCCAATCATCCTACCGTTCAGCAACTGCTGCTGGAGGAGCTGGAGGGCAATGAGGTGTCCTTCAATCAGCGCCAGTCGCTGCTGCAGATTATCTCCAGCTATCAGGCCTACATGCCGAGTGTAGGCTCGCTGGAGCTATATACCGCCGATTACAGGCTGCTGTTCCCGATTAAGGAAGGCAGCCTGGAGAGCAGAATTAACGAGCTGCATATCAGTGAGGCTAATGCCGAGAAGGGGCGGTTGGTCTGGATTGGCGTTGACCCGCATGATGACCAGAGCCTGCTGGCGATTCGCCAGGTCAGCCTGATGGACCGCTGGTTCTCGCGGGGAGGCTACCTGATGGCCCGCATCCAGCGCAGCTACTTCCAGCTTGACGATCCATTCTCCGGCAGTGACAGCGGGGAGTCTGTACTGCTCGTGAATGATGAAGGCCAGTTCCTCGGCAGCAGCGGAACGCCGCAGGAGGATCTGCTGCCGCTGCTGGAGAGCGGGGATCAGACGGTGAACTTCAGGGGCAAGGAGTATGTGCAGGTCAAGCTGCGCTCAGACAAGACGTCCTGGACGCTGCTGGTACTGACGCCTGTCAGCTATGTCACCAAGGGATTGTCCGTGCTGCGGACGGTGCTGCTGCTGTCGGGCGGGATTGGAACGCTGCTGTTCCTGATTATGTCCTTCCTGTTGTCTACGATGATTACCCGGCCGATCATTCACCTGATCCGGGCGATGCGCAAATCCCGCATGGGGGTGCTGACCCCCAATTCGCAAAAGGTATCAACCATAGAGCTGCGGGAGCTGAATAATACCTACAACGGTATGGTGGCTAACATTAATGATTTGATCAGGGTGGTCTATGAGAAGGAGGTCCTGCAGAGCCGGACCGAGCTTAAAGCCTTACAGGCGCAGATCAATCCCCATTTCCTGTTCAATACGCTGGAGGCCTTCAACTGGTCGCTGGAGGAGAAGGGGGAGGAGGAGCTGGCCGGATTGGTCGTGATTATGTCCAGGCTGTTCCGCTATATTATTGGCAGCCCTCATAACAAGGATGAATGGGTGACGCTGAGTGAAGAGGTGGAGCAGATCAGGCGGTATCTGCGGATTATGGAGATGCGGATGGGAGAGCGCCTGTCCTGGGACATCAGGCTGGACCCGCATGAGGCTGCTGTGCCCGTGCCCAAGCTGCTGATTCAGCCGATTGTCGAGAATGCGATTCTCCATGGCGTGGAGAGCCGCATCGGCAACGGCATTATTGAAGTGGTAATCACCCCTTCCTCCCGCAAGGGGTGGACCGCGGTGAAGGTGTCGGACAATGGCCCTGGCATGAATGAGAGCACGCTGCTGGCGCTGCGCCATGCACTGGATGGCGGGCCGCCGGTCTCTGCCAAGGGCGGCGGCGTGGGGCTGGTGAATGTGCAGCGGCGGCTGAAGCTGTACTACGCGGAAGCAGGCATGAACACGGAAGGCCTGATCGTGGAGAGCGAGGTATCCGTAGGGACCGTAATAAGGTTTGAAATTCCAAGTACTGGAGGGTATACCTATGAGCCTGGGCAACAGGACGATTCTAATCGTAGATGA
- a CDS encoding cold-shock protein has product MYFRKKALVDLPQEETAVWFCTKEECTGWIRDNFAFQHVPTCWQCNSPMTRSMKMLPTLVNKNLDAKAIKKSVTIH; this is encoded by the coding sequence ATGTATTTTCGTAAAAAAGCGCTGGTAGATCTCCCGCAGGAAGAAACGGCCGTCTGGTTCTGCACCAAGGAAGAATGCACCGGGTGGATACGCGACAACTTTGCCTTTCAACATGTGCCTACCTGCTGGCAATGCAATTCGCCAATGACCCGAAGCATGAAGATGCTGCCTACGCTCGTTAATAAGAATTTGGACGCGAAGGCCATTAAGAAGAGTGTTACTATTCATTAG
- a CDS encoding cold-shock protein — translation MQTGTVKWFNADKGFGFIEVEGGSDVFVHFSAITGDGFKSLDEGQRVEFNVTQGARGPQAENVVKL, via the coding sequence ATGCAAACAGGTACAGTAAAATGGTTCAACGCAGACAAAGGTTTCGGTTTTATCGAGGTTGAAGGCGGAAGCGACGTATTCGTACACTTCTCCGCAATCACTGGCGACGGCTTCAAATCTTTGGACGAAGGCCAACGCGTTGAGTTCAACGTAACTCAAGGCGCTCGTGGTCCACAGGCTGAAAACGTTGTAAAACTGTAA
- a CDS encoding MBL fold metallo-hydrolase — MTLIIVCAVLLVLAAAAYLLMTVYPAFGRRAGKQEKTRNLRSAQYSKGKFAYPQTADLSGEKAGSSGLSILRDFIKGNPRSRPPEPLQPQPLLPSSIGEGRDTRVTWFGHSAVLLEMDGVTLFLDPMLGRAPSPFPFIGGRRYSKQLPLEVSLLPQMDAVLLSHDHYDHLDYGTIRQLKDKVGLFIVPLGVGTHLRRWGVAAEKIREQDWGDTLTYAGITFTCAPARHFSGRSLLDRNTTLWCSWIIQGEKSKVFFSGDSGYGPHFAEIGRTHGPFDLTLMECGQYDPRWADIHMLPEQTVEAHIDVQGGLLIPIHWGAFTLSMHDWTDPVERISAAAALRGVRLVTPRIGETVIAGSAGYPVLPWWR; from the coding sequence ATGACCCTGATCATCGTTTGCGCAGTACTGCTCGTGCTTGCTGCGGCTGCCTATCTTCTAATGACCGTCTATCCGGCGTTCGGGCGGAGGGCCGGGAAGCAGGAGAAGACCCGTAACCTCCGTTCCGCTCAATACAGCAAAGGCAAATTCGCTTATCCGCAGACTGCAGACCTGAGCGGGGAGAAGGCCGGAAGCAGCGGACTCTCTATTCTGCGAGACTTCATTAAGGGCAACCCCCGCTCCAGACCCCCTGAGCCTCTTCAGCCGCAGCCGCTGTTGCCGTCCTCTATTGGAGAGGGCCGCGACACCCGGGTTACCTGGTTCGGGCATTCGGCGGTGCTGCTGGAGATGGATGGCGTGACCCTGTTCCTGGACCCTATGCTGGGCCGTGCACCGTCGCCGTTCCCGTTCATTGGCGGCCGCCGCTACAGCAAGCAGCTTCCGCTGGAGGTCTCCCTTCTGCCGCAGATGGATGCGGTTCTGCTCTCCCATGATCATTATGATCATCTGGACTATGGAACCATCCGCCAGCTGAAGGATAAGGTGGGACTGTTCATTGTACCGCTGGGTGTCGGCACTCATCTGCGCCGCTGGGGGGTGGCCGCAGAGAAGATCCGTGAGCAGGACTGGGGCGATACACTCACCTACGCGGGGATCACCTTCACCTGCGCTCCGGCGCGGCATTTCTCCGGGCGGAGTCTGCTGGACCGCAACACCACGCTGTGGTGCTCCTGGATTATTCAAGGGGAGAAGTCCAAGGTCTTCTTCAGCGGGGACAGCGGGTATGGTCCACATTTTGCTGAGATCGGACGTACGCATGGACCCTTCGACCTCACGCTGATGGAATGCGGCCAATATGATCCGCGCTGGGCGGATATCCATATGCTGCCGGAACAGACTGTAGAAGCGCACATTGATGTGCAGGGAGGTCTGCTGATCCCCATTCATTGGGGCGCATTCACCCTGTCGATGCATGACTGGACCGATCCGGTGGAGCGTATCTCGGCTGCTGCGGCGCTGAGAGGGGTACGGCTGGTGACACCAAGAATCGGGGAGACTGTAATTGCAGGGTCTGCCGGGTATCCGGTTCTTCCGTGGTGGAGATAG
- a CDS encoding DUF3999 family protein: MRLLSKTGRRARAAVLLAVLGGLMLGPGASPAHSAAAASGGAEKTGGGQWKLSREISLPEAAPYYELYLDEAVYRSAAEDLRDLRIQDSTGAPVPYYMESGAETVEEHSAVYSSALTHKAVKGTDTLLDYQIKPLAEHVDIQGNRLVFELPADSFLKHVEVWGGYDGQAWELLGTGDLYATNGLSADSITLERSYKFGYYRLVVKNNPEGLEFPGLTLVDSSREWSTAAFMRQKTPQTEIKQVENRTEIMISNTDRLKIGKVMLGSTGNFLRRYELYDSAGIKLPVTGSGELYRLDFKDTRISRTEIQPVVPAASDSLRVVIYNLDDAPISITDLKIEYLVDRLVFAGGEKTPYSLLYGNTLATAPQYDIINFKDRISGEKLVQAALGAETPVPVTVGDPPGTSWWLQGRWGFNAIIIAVSLLLILIVARKLGRTK; this comes from the coding sequence ATGCGCTTGCTGAGCAAGACAGGCCGGAGAGCTAGAGCAGCTGTGCTGCTCGCTGTATTGGGCGGACTCATGCTGGGTCCCGGCGCTTCTCCGGCGCATAGTGCGGCAGCGGCATCCGGCGGAGCGGAGAAGACGGGCGGCGGGCAATGGAAGCTCTCGCGTGAAATCTCCCTCCCGGAGGCGGCTCCGTACTATGAATTGTATCTGGATGAAGCGGTGTACCGCTCGGCAGCAGAGGACTTGCGCGATCTGCGCATACAGGACAGCACCGGCGCTCCGGTTCCCTATTATATGGAGAGTGGAGCGGAGACGGTGGAGGAGCATAGTGCGGTCTACTCCTCAGCCCTGACCCACAAGGCAGTGAAAGGGACAGATACCCTGCTGGATTATCAGATTAAGCCGCTTGCCGAGCATGTCGATATTCAGGGGAACCGTCTGGTGTTCGAATTGCCCGCGGATTCCTTCCTGAAGCATGTGGAGGTGTGGGGCGGCTATGACGGGCAGGCCTGGGAGCTGCTCGGCACAGGGGATCTGTATGCCACAAACGGGTTAAGTGCGGACAGCATTACGCTGGAGCGCAGCTACAAGTTCGGCTATTACCGGCTTGTGGTGAAGAACAACCCGGAAGGGCTGGAGTTCCCCGGCCTGACGCTGGTGGACAGCAGCAGGGAGTGGAGCACGGCTGCATTCATGCGGCAGAAGACGCCGCAGACAGAGATTAAGCAGGTGGAGAACCGTACCGAGATCATGATCAGCAACACGGACCGGCTGAAGATTGGGAAGGTGATGCTCGGCAGCACCGGGAATTTCCTGCGGCGCTATGAACTGTATGACAGTGCCGGGATCAAGCTCCCGGTCACTGGGAGCGGGGAGCTGTACCGGCTGGACTTCAAGGATACCCGGATCTCCCGGACGGAGATTCAGCCGGTGGTGCCAGCCGCTTCTGATTCCCTGCGGGTGGTCATCTATAATCTGGACGATGCCCCCATCTCCATCACGGACCTTAAGATCGAATATCTGGTGGACCGGCTTGTATTCGCGGGCGGGGAGAAGACGCCTTATTCCTTGCTCTATGGCAACACGCTGGCAACCGCTCCGCAGTATGATATTATTAATTTCAAAGACCGGATCAGCGGGGAAAAGCTTGTGCAGGCCGCGCTGGGTGCAGAGACACCTGTACCGGTAACGGTAGGAGATCCGCCCGGCACAAGCTGGTGGCTTCAGGGACGCTGGGGCTTCAATGCCATTATTATTGCGGTCTCGCTGCTGCTTATTCTCATCGTTGCCCGCAAGCTGGGACGGACGAAATAG
- a CDS encoding DUF2339 domain-containing protein — protein MEDFRDRMRAVQQQQDGLLKAYQSLIEEYESSDLVRENEVLRQENGSNRQSLAELRAQAARLERDNSELRTALAEQILDEKLGILRVSRQKLQTYFASRDHAYLDRLTSFEQDAKRRIEEMYSIGTRELGQEKNQITYILDEVQAKLKESILLRRQWQQETERSLRGTMDSGLDDLAAEGVDEETLLRRRKQNRIEMKIGLNWINRLGILLLILAVGAGFRYTYSTWFNDYMKGSAFFLLGAVMLAGGEWLFRKGRGAFALGLIGGGVSVLYGSIFYSYFLLEIIGLWAGIGLSVLVTLSAVLLSLRYESRTICSMGLVGGYLPLFSYIGAFGLEGSAVYAAMGYLFVLNLLILLISLRKRWVVVNYISFLFNTPSILLLIYLADSYAAGILCAVLTFVMYLGITLWYPFKFKTKLNWLDFCLLGCNTLVSCMTLYVLFLNAGLDDFKGALALAFCLMYLGLGVLLEKQMPQERESRLLFYVTSLTFAILMIPFQLGAAWWSIGWLVEGVALTVYGHLYRFKMVERAGWGILSLCLLTFFGFDVLLQLSEYNAVIYYTNSYFDLKYTFITAGMMIVALLYAVRYSNQETLLRSTPAEVRATVWFKYAAIVNFYGYVVYEALRLYDWMVPEDLAHNAFYKLLLAGLLTSGLAYALPKVNVLYDRVVGIMVLVLHGIAYAICIGITLGLPSLPEGWSGSTAADLVALGLLILFNVFVWFNSARLLRTTLLRDYKNIELYPVAMGIYLLVMVTAFLAVQMQVRDGGLAFSLLYLLLAVLFIMYGFWKRYLYIRRFGLALSLLATGKLLLYDLTLLNTGSKIIAYFSFGLCLLGISYLYQRITVRMEEAYALAEQDRPES, from the coding sequence ATGGAGGATTTCCGAGATCGGATGAGGGCTGTGCAGCAGCAGCAGGACGGGCTTTTGAAGGCATACCAGTCTTTGATTGAAGAATACGAGAGCAGTGATCTCGTCCGCGAGAATGAAGTGTTACGGCAGGAAAATGGATCGAACAGGCAGAGCCTGGCGGAGCTGAGGGCTCAGGCTGCGAGGCTTGAGCGCGACAATTCGGAGCTGCGGACTGCGCTGGCCGAGCAGATTCTGGATGAGAAGCTGGGCATTCTGCGGGTGTCTCGGCAGAAGCTGCAGACTTATTTTGCCTCGCGGGACCATGCTTATCTCGACCGGCTGACATCCTTCGAGCAGGACGCCAAGCGGCGGATAGAGGAGATGTACAGTATCGGGACCCGCGAGCTGGGCCAGGAGAAGAACCAGATCACTTATATCCTGGATGAGGTGCAGGCGAAGCTGAAGGAGAGTATTCTGCTGCGCAGACAATGGCAGCAGGAGACAGAGCGTTCGCTCAGGGGGACGATGGACAGCGGTCTGGATGATTTGGCTGCGGAAGGGGTTGACGAGGAGACCCTGCTGCGCCGCCGCAAGCAGAACCGGATCGAAATGAAGATCGGCCTGAACTGGATCAACCGTCTGGGAATTCTGCTGCTGATCCTGGCGGTAGGGGCCGGGTTCAGATACACCTACTCCACCTGGTTCAATGATTATATGAAGGGCAGCGCCTTCTTCCTGCTGGGGGCAGTCATGCTGGCGGGCGGGGAGTGGCTGTTCCGCAAGGGGCGGGGGGCCTTCGCTCTGGGGCTGATTGGCGGCGGGGTGTCGGTGCTGTACGGCTCGATATTTTACAGTTATTTTCTGCTGGAGATTATCGGGTTATGGGCCGGGATCGGCCTGTCGGTGCTGGTCACGCTGTCCGCTGTGCTGCTGTCGCTGCGCTATGAGTCACGGACGATCTGTTCCATGGGGCTTGTAGGGGGCTATTTGCCGCTCTTCTCTTATATTGGAGCCTTCGGGCTGGAGGGCAGTGCGGTGTATGCGGCGATGGGGTATCTGTTCGTGCTGAACCTGCTGATTCTGCTGATCTCTCTGCGCAAGCGCTGGGTGGTGGTCAATTATATCAGCTTCCTGTTCAACACGCCGTCTATCCTGCTGCTGATTTATCTGGCGGATAGCTATGCTGCGGGCATTCTCTGCGCTGTGCTGACCTTCGTCATGTATCTGGGCATTACGCTCTGGTACCCGTTCAAGTTCAAGACGAAGCTTAACTGGCTGGACTTCTGCCTGCTGGGCTGTAACACGCTCGTTAGCTGCATGACGCTGTATGTTCTGTTCCTGAATGCCGGGCTGGATGACTTCAAAGGCGCGCTGGCGCTGGCCTTCTGCCTCATGTATCTGGGGCTTGGCGTGCTGCTGGAGAAGCAGATGCCGCAGGAACGCGAGAGCCGTCTGCTGTTCTATGTCACCTCACTGACCTTCGCCATTCTGATGATTCCGTTCCAGCTTGGGGCGGCCTGGTGGTCGATCGGCTGGCTGGTGGAAGGCGTGGCGCTTACGGTCTACGGACATCTGTACCGCTTCAAAATGGTGGAACGCGCAGGCTGGGGCATTCTTTCCCTCTGTCTGTTGACCTTCTTCGGATTCGACGTTCTGCTGCAGCTCTCGGAGTATAACGCAGTAATCTACTACACGAACTCCTATTTCGATCTGAAATATACGTTTATTACGGCGGGAATGATGATTGTAGCCTTATTGTATGCCGTCCGTTATTCGAATCAGGAGACGCTGCTCCGCAGCACGCCTGCGGAGGTGCGGGCTACCGTCTGGTTCAAATATGCGGCTATCGTCAATTTCTACGGGTATGTGGTGTATGAAGCCTTGCGCCTGTACGACTGGATGGTGCCGGAGGATCTGGCGCACAATGCCTTTTACAAGCTGCTGCTGGCGGGTCTCTTAACCTCTGGACTCGCTTATGCGCTGCCGAAGGTGAACGTTCTGTATGACAGGGTGGTCGGCATTATGGTCCTGGTGCTGCATGGGATCGCCTATGCGATCTGTATCGGCATTACGCTGGGTCTGCCCAGTCTCCCGGAAGGCTGGTCCGGCAGCACTGCCGCAGATCTTGTGGCGCTGGGTCTGCTTATTTTGTTCAATGTGTTCGTATGGTTCAACAGTGCCAGGCTGCTGCGGACAACGCTGCTGCGCGATTACAAGAATATAGAGCTGTACCCGGTAGCTATGGGTATCTATCTGCTGGTGATGGTTACGGCGTTCCTGGCGGTGCAGATGCAGGTGCGTGATGGCGGACTGGCCTTCAGTCTGCTCTATCTGCTGCTGGCGGTGTTGTTCATTATGTATGGCTTCTGGAAAAGATATCTGTATATCCGCCGCTTCGGCCTGGCGCTGTCCCTGCTGGCAACCGGCAAGCTGCTGCTCTATGACTTGACCCTGCTGAACACCGGCAGCAAGATCATCGCGTACTTCAGCTTCGGACTCTGCCTGCTGGGGATATCCTACCTCTATCAGCGGATAACAGTCAGAATGGAGGAAGCTTATGCGCTTGCTGAGCAAGACAGGCCGGAGAGCTAG
- a CDS encoding polysaccharide deacetylase family protein produces the protein MKLNLQQPHKRYILILLLLVVVFLPVPFRHKGMTKLNITGLDGAKITTDAYALTADHKLMVDKDIAERILDARIGWEKEAPLPKGVYYKDHVAVLMYHHLTETPLMLYPGVLPAVQFDEQMQLLKQEGFHVITMKQYREFMLDRAPVPDNAVLLTFDDGYESFYKLAFPILQKYGYTAVNFIIVSDVDNTNKQQVPKLTWEQMREMKRAGMGFYNHTYNLHYYGVVDAEGGTRPAASSLLYIHDENRNELNEEYYRRVTGDLAHAERRLKEELGNTDSAIAFPYGSYNEKLLEICDSLGIHLKFNIGLGLSSRTTLNAPRINEGNRTLTPALSIQQLKQFEPPMILTVNARKVLLTGTPPELRNGKVMIPLDALCSELGVEMHYDRSSAVLKLTRL, from the coding sequence TTGAAACTGAACCTGCAACAACCGCACAAACGTTATATCCTCATCCTGCTGCTACTGGTGGTGGTCTTCCTGCCTGTGCCTTTCAGACATAAAGGGATGACCAAGCTGAATATTACCGGCCTTGATGGAGCCAAAATCACGACAGATGCCTATGCGCTGACAGCGGATCATAAGCTGATGGTGGATAAAGATATCGCTGAACGGATTCTGGATGCGCGCATCGGCTGGGAGAAGGAGGCTCCGCTCCCCAAGGGTGTGTACTACAAGGATCATGTGGCGGTACTCATGTATCACCATCTGACGGAAACCCCGTTAATGCTCTATCCTGGCGTATTACCCGCCGTACAATTTGATGAGCAGATGCAGCTGCTGAAGCAGGAAGGCTTCCATGTCATTACGATGAAGCAGTACCGGGAATTCATGCTGGACCGCGCACCGGTTCCCGATAATGCGGTTCTATTGACGTTCGATGACGGCTATGAGAGCTTTTATAAGCTGGCTTTTCCCATTCTGCAAAAGTACGGCTACACCGCAGTGAACTTCATCATTGTCTCTGATGTGGACAACACAAATAAGCAGCAGGTGCCCAAGCTGACCTGGGAGCAGATGCGGGAGATGAAGCGCGCCGGAATGGGCTTTTATAATCATACGTATAATCTGCATTATTATGGAGTAGTCGATGCAGAGGGCGGCACCCGCCCGGCAGCGAGCTCCCTGCTGTACATTCATGATGAGAACCGGAATGAACTGAATGAAGAATACTACAGAAGAGTAACCGGGGACCTGGCCCATGCAGAGCGCAGGCTGAAAGAAGAATTGGGCAATACGGATTCGGCTATCGCTTTCCCTTACGGCTCCTATAACGAAAAGCTGCTGGAAATCTGCGATTCACTCGGCATCCATCTGAAATTCAATATCGGGCTGGGCCTGAGCTCCAGAACCACGCTGAACGCTCCACGAATCAATGAAGGGAACCGGACACTTACCCCGGCGCTGTCCATCCAGCAGCTGAAGCAATTCGAGCCGCCGATGATTCTGACCGTGAATGCCAGGAAGGTTCTCCTTACCGGAACTCCGCCGGAGCTGCGGAACGGGAAAGTCATGATCCCGCTGGATGCGCTATGCTCCGAGCTAGGCGTAGAGATGCATTACGACCGCAGCAGCGCGGTCCTGAAGCTGACGCGTCTTTAG